A genomic region of Methanosarcina thermophila TM-1 contains the following coding sequences:
- a CDS encoding Ig-like domain-containing protein yields MDIRGKVQNMKRIMKFSVLLMIFLLFGMGNALAAETKSIALQNMSANITYDKTDVVPGDIVNITVDFNTSVKYANIAIDNSSGSRILNNVSMEGLAADNSFAYNNYTIPPDIISGPLAVNIYAFDAENNPLLDGEPVKDPEAFKFDIDRYLDIDIGFNDTGPFIPGKIVNIIANFSKPVDKAKILIKEGGFPNASNASLVGTTPVTEAEMYPIGDDGKAFGYDYEIPQDISGPLDIDVFGYDELGNLLGDKSFPGGINFDPSFDYWSPQFKLVTPESEFANKKCVKFNFSAFYYDYRSNDITYTFELNGIQKFNGVLKPGSYKQFELDLADGKYTWEVKLRDEQGNIGGSGLRTLYVDTKCPTVKLVSPADCYKEVIGPETKFNFICEDELAAQYKDDLKLKYTLYIDGKPAGKYDQIPGYVPGYNYDEDDYGQIPWDQIFPDGIPWNELFPGMSLDELFPGMSLDELFPGIPEGQIPENGIPESGIPEEYWDDLFPDDVISGAVVSGDSVTEKIHLADGAHNWSVEVEDAAGNKAKSEVRKFYVSLDGLVVTLEKPDGGYVTSTPTFIFRVEGKNGEGAGLPFHYKLLINNTQVDSSCDEKDKNVCSGVSCEGGACDECDFLVGADNYSVKASVKDGEQVSWTVLVTDCTSGRTYQPDPKYFSVDSKCPAPVANLTVEDALGLTDWFLVRDYPGLMVSWSANTEEDLDSDEPYEVYISTSKPTCIEDMKKVIIDGSETHTDGTDTPNQKLKSSEDKSVYYLCIEAVEGKDLVFGKDYWVAVIARDKAGNYDPKFAMCGPVQTYEDMTITLEQGWNLKSVPKRLIDSKACPEDVFGAGNYVIYWNGSCWEIPKTIEPCKGYWVYAKQPCVTNVKFKGMASDSANPDVPASLTLSRGWHMIGHTSSYFAPWSTALASLNEFNTDNAQNYKFSNLITFQNNEGWGGIIPGASAVSGVAKYVGESDPRPVGALETDNCMVPGQGYWIFMKSEGTYASIENSYKPNLGQDEGGFNPFDPSTWPEDFDLNDPSTWPDGFDLTDPSTWGIF; encoded by the coding sequence ATGGATATTAGAGGTAAGGTGCAGAACATGAAACGAATAATGAAATTTAGTGTGCTGCTCATGATATTTCTACTCTTTGGAATGGGGAATGCACTTGCTGCAGAAACAAAGAGTATTGCATTACAGAACATGAGCGCTAATATCACATACGACAAAACCGATGTTGTACCGGGAGATATTGTAAATATCACCGTTGATTTCAATACGTCTGTCAAGTACGCCAATATAGCAATTGACAACTCTTCTGGTTCACGTATATTGAACAATGTGTCAATGGAAGGTTTGGCAGCAGATAATTCATTTGCTTACAACAACTATACCATCCCACCGGACATAATAAGTGGTCCTCTGGCTGTAAACATCTATGCGTTTGATGCAGAAAACAATCCGCTGCTGGATGGTGAACCTGTAAAAGACCCTGAAGCATTTAAGTTTGATATTGATAGATATCTAGACATTGATATCGGATTCAACGACACCGGTCCTTTCATACCGGGAAAAATTGTAAACATCATTGCCAATTTCAGTAAACCTGTCGATAAAGCCAAAATATTGATTAAAGAAGGTGGTTTTCCTAATGCCAGTAATGCAAGCCTAGTAGGCACTACTCCAGTGACTGAAGCTGAGATGTATCCAATAGGTGACGATGGTAAAGCCTTTGGTTATGACTATGAGATTCCACAGGACATAAGTGGTCCTTTAGACATAGATGTCTTTGGCTATGACGAGCTCGGAAATTTACTGGGTGATAAATCTTTCCCTGGCGGGATTAATTTTGATCCGAGCTTTGATTACTGGAGCCCACAATTTAAACTGGTTACACCTGAGTCAGAGTTTGCCAATAAGAAATGTGTAAAGTTCAATTTCAGTGCTTTTTACTATGACTACAGGTCTAATGATATTACCTACACTTTCGAGCTCAATGGTATCCAGAAGTTTAACGGAGTTTTGAAACCCGGGTCATATAAGCAATTTGAGCTTGATCTGGCTGACGGCAAATACACCTGGGAAGTCAAACTGAGGGACGAACAAGGAAACATAGGTGGCAGTGGTCTCAGAACTCTGTATGTGGATACAAAATGCCCCACTGTGAAACTTGTTTCTCCTGCAGACTGCTACAAAGAGGTAATAGGTCCTGAAACTAAATTCAACTTCATCTGTGAAGATGAATTAGCTGCTCAGTATAAAGATGATCTTAAGCTCAAATACACACTCTACATAGATGGAAAACCTGCTGGAAAATATGACCAAATTCCTGGCTATGTTCCCGGGTATAACTATGATGAGGATGACTATGGGCAGATTCCCTGGGATCAGATATTCCCCGACGGTATTCCATGGAATGAACTATTCCCTGGTATGTCCTTGGATGAACTATTCCCTGGTATGTCCTTGGATGAACTATTCCCTGGTATTCCTGAGGGTCAAATCCCTGAAAATGGTATTCCTGAGAGTGGTATTCCTGAAGAATATTGGGATGACCTGTTCCCAGATGATGTAATCTCCGGGGCAGTTGTATCTGGAGATTCAGTCACCGAGAAAATCCACCTTGCAGATGGCGCTCACAACTGGTCGGTTGAAGTTGAGGACGCAGCCGGAAACAAAGCTAAAAGCGAAGTCCGGAAATTCTATGTCAGCCTCGACGGACTTGTAGTCACTCTCGAGAAACCTGACGGAGGATACGTCACCTCAACCCCGACATTCATATTCAGAGTTGAAGGAAAGAATGGAGAAGGAGCAGGACTGCCTTTCCACTACAAGCTTCTTATTAACAACACACAGGTAGATTCAAGCTGCGATGAAAAAGATAAGAATGTCTGCAGTGGAGTTTCCTGTGAAGGAGGCGCTTGCGATGAATGCGATTTCCTTGTTGGTGCAGACAACTATTCAGTAAAAGCGTCGGTGAAAGACGGGGAGCAGGTATCCTGGACGGTACTCGTTACTGACTGTACAAGCGGCAGGACTTACCAGCCTGATCCGAAGTACTTCTCAGTTGACAGCAAGTGCCCGGCTCCTGTGGCAAACCTGACTGTTGAAGACGCACTTGGCCTTACTGATTGGTTCTTAGTGAGAGATTATCCAGGGTTGATGGTTAGCTGGAGTGCAAACACCGAAGAAGATCTTGACTCTGACGAGCCATATGAAGTTTACATCAGCACATCTAAGCCGACTTGCATTGAAGATATGAAGAAGGTAATCATAGACGGGTCAGAGACTCACACAGATGGCACAGACACTCCAAATCAGAAATTAAAGAGTTCAGAAGATAAGAGTGTATACTATCTGTGTATTGAAGCAGTCGAAGGTAAGGACCTTGTCTTCGGCAAGGACTACTGGGTAGCTGTTATTGCTCGTGATAAAGCCGGCAACTACGATCCTAAGTTTGCCATGTGCGGTCCTGTACAGACATATGAAGATATGACCATCACGCTCGAGCAGGGCTGGAACCTTAAATCCGTGCCGAAGAGACTTATTGATTCAAAGGCATGTCCTGAAGATGTCTTTGGCGCTGGTAACTATGTTATCTACTGGAACGGCTCATGCTGGGAAATTCCAAAAACAATTGAACCTTGCAAGGGCTACTGGGTCTATGCTAAACAGCCTTGCGTGACCAATGTTAAGTTCAAGGGAATGGCTTCTGACAGCGCTAACCCAGATGTTCCAGCTTCTCTGACTCTGAGCCGTGGATGGCACATGATAGGTCACACCTCTTCATACTTTGCACCCTGGTCAACAGCTCTGGCTTCGCTCAATGAGTTCAATACCGATAATGCTCAAAACTACAAGTTCTCCAACCTCATAACTTTCCAAAATAATGAAGGTTGGGGCGGCATAATCCCTGGTGCGAGCGCTGTAAGCGGAGTTGCCAAGTACGTCGGTGAATCAGATCCCAGACCAGTCGGAGCACTTGAGACTGATAACTGTATGGTTCCCGGACAGGGCTACTGGATCTTCATGAAGAGTGAAGGTACCTACGCATCCATAGAAAACTCGTACAAACCGAATTTAGGTCAGGATGAGGGAGGTTTTAATCCGTTTGATCCGTCTACATGGCCAGAAGACTTTGACCTGAATGATCCATCTACTTGGCCAGATGGCTTTGATTTGACGGACCCATCCACCTGGGGAATCTTCTAA
- a CDS encoding radical SAM protein has protein sequence MKALIIDGYVDEPACLGVPPYLSPYPRYMAGALRERGLSEKDIHYLAIDTLRENPPGAGELARKADLVIVIAGMTVPGKYLRASPITLGEIETIFRTAHGVKVIGGPIRLGFSSEGGRAAKGTEGKINLSGAVLARMDLEAFVYDLFKDDANRVSSAKLRDPETVEHRFRTTAEIGRWGPGGAFLVRQHPDFPYCMCELETYRGCGREVHCSFCTEPFYGASDYRPIEDVISEVSSLYSHGARYFRIGRQPDLFSYHGMDTGGPVPKPNPAAIERLYRGIRNSAPELSVLHMDNANPITLAAYPEESEQILKTIIKYHTPGDVSAFGMESADQAVIEANFLKASSEEVFEAIKLVNRFGAVRGANGLPEILPGINFVHGLMGESRKTFQLNYDFLKQVLDSGLLLRRINIRQVMAFPGTSIYGKDEAARKHKKLFLDYKERVRKNIDLPMLRRVVPEGTVLRDVMCEVHENGVTFGRQLGSYPLLIGIPAPLPLRKFIDVTVTGHGMRSITGIPYPLPINTASPNLIRELPGLGRKAADRIIAGLPYTDRADFLKRVSEGDKLNRFIEI, from the coding sequence ATGAAAGCACTTATTATAGATGGCTATGTGGACGAACCTGCCTGCCTTGGGGTTCCTCCTTACCTTTCTCCCTATCCACGTTACATGGCAGGCGCTCTCAGGGAACGCGGACTTTCTGAAAAAGATATTCACTATCTGGCCATTGACACCCTGCGGGAAAACCCTCCCGGAGCAGGGGAGCTTGCAAGAAAAGCGGATCTTGTTATCGTTATAGCAGGCATGACTGTGCCAGGTAAATATTTGAGGGCTTCCCCGATCACACTGGGGGAAATTGAGACAATTTTTCGAACTGCACATGGAGTAAAGGTTATAGGCGGTCCTATCAGGCTCGGTTTCAGCAGTGAAGGCGGAAGGGCTGCAAAAGGTACTGAAGGCAAAATAAACCTCTCAGGTGCAGTGCTTGCGAGAATGGACCTTGAAGCTTTTGTTTATGACCTTTTTAAAGACGATGCCAACCGGGTTTCTTCTGCAAAACTCAGAGATCCTGAGACTGTAGAACACCGCTTCAGGACAACAGCCGAAATCGGGCGCTGGGGTCCCGGTGGAGCTTTTCTTGTCAGGCAGCACCCTGATTTTCCTTACTGCATGTGCGAGCTTGAGACCTATAGGGGCTGTGGCAGAGAAGTCCATTGCTCCTTCTGCACGGAACCTTTTTACGGGGCTTCTGACTACCGACCCATCGAGGATGTGATCTCCGAGGTTTCCTCCCTTTACTCCCATGGAGCCCGCTATTTCAGGATAGGTAGACAGCCTGACCTCTTTTCCTATCACGGCATGGATACCGGCGGACCTGTGCCAAAGCCCAATCCGGCTGCTATTGAGAGGCTCTACAGAGGAATCCGAAACTCAGCCCCGGAATTGTCGGTGCTCCATATGGACAATGCAAACCCGATAACCCTTGCAGCTTACCCTGAAGAGTCCGAGCAAATCCTGAAAACCATAATTAAATATCATACACCAGGAGATGTGTCAGCTTTTGGAATGGAGAGTGCCGATCAGGCAGTAATTGAGGCAAATTTCCTAAAGGCATCTTCTGAGGAAGTCTTTGAGGCAATCAAACTTGTTAACAGGTTTGGGGCAGTACGAGGAGCAAACGGGCTTCCTGAAATTCTTCCTGGCATTAATTTCGTGCATGGGCTGATGGGTGAATCCAGGAAAACCTTCCAGCTTAATTATGACTTCCTGAAGCAAGTGCTCGATTCTGGACTGCTCCTGCGCAGGATCAACATCCGCCAGGTCATGGCTTTTCCAGGGACTTCAATATATGGAAAAGACGAGGCTGCAAGGAAGCATAAAAAACTCTTTCTGGATTACAAGGAGCGGGTACGGAAAAATATTGACCTTCCTATGCTTCGGCGTGTTGTGCCCGAAGGGACTGTACTCAGGGACGTAATGTGTGAGGTACATGAAAATGGAGTTACTTTTGGAAGACAGCTTGGGTCTTATCCTCTGTTAATAGGGATTCCTGCTCCCTTGCCTTTGCGGAAATTTATCGACGTAACGGTCACAGGACATGGAATGCGCTCGATTACCGGCATCCCTTACCCTCTGCCTATCAACACCGCTTCTCCCAATCTAATCAGGGAACTCCCCGGGCTTGGCAGGAAAGCTGCGGATCGTATAATTGCCGGTCTTCCCTATACCGACAGAGCTGATTTTCTTAAGCGAGTGAGTGAAGGAGACAAATTGAACCGATTTATTGAGATTTAA
- a CDS encoding TIR domain-containing protein — MISKVYIAHCEQDEPLARELVRALWAVELESFSFLYRKARILSPGERIRFGIRQSDCFIPILTKEGAGSQEVNQEIGFAVGVDQLIIPLVETGVELPVLIRHLQPIVFSPEAYEDALGKLIQNLRELTRLDWLKIKCPYCGEEMTQYISPQEEVERALLAGTHLETKCSYCQKNIHLDPRTFRPVL; from the coding sequence ATGATCTCAAAAGTTTATATAGCTCACTGCGAGCAGGATGAACCACTTGCTCGGGAACTTGTCAGAGCTCTCTGGGCTGTGGAACTGGAGAGCTTTTCATTCCTGTACAGGAAGGCTCGAATTCTTTCCCCTGGTGAGAGGATACGTTTTGGGATTCGTCAGTCAGATTGTTTTATCCCCATTCTCACAAAGGAAGGGGCAGGGTCGCAAGAAGTAAATCAGGAAATCGGCTTTGCAGTCGGGGTAGATCAGCTTATAATTCCACTGGTAGAGACAGGGGTCGAATTGCCTGTCCTGATACGTCACCTGCAGCCCATTGTCTTTTCTCCAGAAGCTTATGAGGATGCTCTGGGGAAATTGATACAGAACCTGAGAGAACTGACAAGGCTTGACTGGCTGAAGATAAAGTGTCCCTATTGTGGGGAGGAGATGACGCAGTACATTTCACCTCAGGAAGAAGTAGAAAGAGCGCTTCTTGCAGGGACCCACCTTGAGACAAAATGCAGTTACTGCCAGAAAAATATTCATCTGGACCCCAGAACCTTCAGACCTGTGCTCTGA
- a CDS encoding DUF2795 domain-containing protein — protein MRTSMADIEHALKGIDFPKTKSEIVSYAQSHGASEQVITDLQQLPDRSYTNAADVAQEFSGKRVGEQR, from the coding sequence ATGAGAACAAGTATGGCTGACATTGAACACGCACTGAAGGGCATCGATTTTCCTAAAACCAAGAGCGAGATTGTTAGTTATGCTCAGAGCCACGGTGCAAGCGAACAAGTAATTACCGACTTGCAGCAGCTTCCAGACAGATCATACACCAACGCTGCAGATGTAGCTCAGGAATTCAGCGGAAAGCGTGTTGGTGAACAAAGGTAA
- a CDS encoding DUF2795 domain-containing protein, translating into MQMGVDPAQRVLKDTEYPAEKRDLVKHAKMYNASEGVLEDIRRLPDKVYTSASGVNKELENK; encoded by the coding sequence ATGCAAATGGGTGTGGATCCTGCTCAGAGGGTTTTAAAAGATACAGAATATCCTGCAGAGAAGAGAGACCTTGTTAAACACGCAAAGATGTATAATGCAAGCGAGGGTGTGTTGGAAGACATCAGAAGGCTTCCGGACAAAGTATACACCAGCGCTTCAGGTGTTAACAAGGAGTTAGAAAATAAATAA
- a CDS encoding DUF2795 domain-containing protein, which translates to MTGRGIGYLANRDNLAKFAESKQASSDVLDLLRGISEIEYNTP; encoded by the coding sequence GTGACCGGCAGGGGAATAGGTTATCTTGCAAACAGAGATAACCTTGCAAAGTTTGCCGAAAGTAAGCAGGCAAGCAGTGATGTTCTGGACCTTCTAAGGGGAATATCTGAAATTGAGTATAATACCCCCTGA
- a CDS encoding superoxide dismutase family protein, whose amino-acid sequence MISATTVYARENTTNSAVAVMKDAKGNTVGLATFTEECDGLVRINVNVKCLTPGMHGIHIHEKGNCTGPDFASAGGHYNPLGKEHGLNNPKGPHAGDLPNLKVGKDGRGQMNVTTDLVTLSPGPTTLFSANGTALIIHSDPDDQMTNPSGNSGARIACGVIEKK is encoded by the coding sequence TTGATATCTGCGACTACGGTCTATGCCCGTGAAAACACCACAAATAGTGCCGTAGCTGTCATGAAAGATGCAAAGGGCAATACTGTAGGACTGGCAACTTTTACCGAGGAGTGTGATGGGCTTGTCCGCATCAATGTCAACGTAAAATGCCTGACGCCGGGCATGCATGGAATCCATATCCACGAGAAAGGGAACTGTACCGGACCAGACTTCGCCTCTGCTGGCGGACACTATAATCCTCTGGGTAAAGAGCACGGCCTCAATAACCCTAAAGGTCCTCATGCCGGTGACCTGCCCAATCTAAAGGTTGGCAAGGACGGCAGGGGACAGATGAACGTCACCACAGACCTTGTGACGCTCTCACCCGGACCGACAACGCTGTTCTCAGCCAACGGCACTGCGCTGATTATCCATTCCGATCCTGACGACCAGATGACGAATCCATCTGGTAACAGTGGGGCGCGGATTGCCTGCGGGGTCATCGAGAAGAAATGA
- a CDS encoding DUF2795 domain-containing protein — protein sequence MQTSPIEVQKALKDINYPVRKQGLIEHAKKHNASDEVLQVLESLPDKEYTNAADVSKEFSGK from the coding sequence ATGCAAACCAGTCCAATTGAAGTTCAAAAAGCTCTGAAGGATATAAATTATCCTGTAAGAAAGCAGGGCCTTATTGAACATGCAAAAAAACATAATGCCAGCGATGAGGTTTTGCAGGTTCTTGAAAGTCTTCCAGACAAGGAATATACCAACGCTGCTGATGTTAGTAAGGAATTCTCTGGAAAATAA
- a CDS encoding PGF-pre-PGF domain-containing protein: protein MRQPKFKFIIILLLALTLCTAPASAGSANRAVPATVNPGQEFQVTVTVDEYGAAGQVLEKLPAGFTFVKSSLPERAVTVNGDKVSFLLMGEKSFTYTLKAPASTGTYKFTGILRDINKAEFAITPADSSITVIQPPSGGGGGGKSRSGGGGAGASQEPQSNVEAKELSQKTVTTGKHIKFDFPKGATCVRYVEFDAKKSLGKVTTIVEMLKGQSKLVPNLPEGSVYKNINIWVGSGGIANSNNIENAVVGFRVEKAWLEERGVDESSVALWHYNKGWNKLETEKVGEDNTYVFYDAKTSGFGCFSIVVPEKIIEPSIEEDTSSPTPENDTKPPANETRKPLGWRSIPGFESVIAIGVLGAVYLVLRRK, encoded by the coding sequence ATGAGACAGCCTAAATTTAAGTTCATTATTATACTGCTCCTGGCTCTGACTTTGTGTACTGCCCCAGCTTCTGCAGGCAGTGCAAATAGGGCTGTCCCTGCTACGGTCAATCCAGGCCAGGAGTTCCAGGTAACAGTCACTGTAGATGAGTATGGTGCTGCCGGGCAGGTTCTTGAAAAGCTTCCAGCTGGCTTCACCTTTGTTAAATCTTCCCTGCCGGAAAGAGCTGTAACTGTAAACGGTGATAAAGTTTCTTTCCTGCTCATGGGTGAAAAAAGCTTCACTTATACTCTGAAAGCTCCGGCATCAACCGGTACGTACAAATTTACGGGAATTTTAAGGGATATCAACAAAGCTGAGTTCGCTATCACTCCTGCCGACTCTTCCATCACTGTCATTCAACCTCCCAGTGGAGGCGGCGGAGGCGGTAAATCACGCAGTGGAGGCGGCGGAGCAGGAGCTTCCCAGGAGCCTCAGAGCAATGTAGAGGCTAAAGAACTGTCCCAGAAAACAGTTACCACAGGGAAACACATTAAGTTCGATTTCCCGAAGGGTGCAACCTGCGTAAGATATGTGGAGTTTGATGCCAAGAAGAGTCTTGGAAAGGTTACTACCATTGTCGAGATGCTGAAAGGTCAGTCCAAGCTTGTTCCTAACCTGCCCGAGGGTTCGGTCTATAAAAACATTAACATCTGGGTAGGTTCAGGTGGAATCGCAAACTCCAATAATATCGAAAACGCTGTTGTTGGCTTCAGAGTCGAGAAAGCATGGCTTGAGGAGCGCGGAGTTGACGAGTCGTCTGTGGCTCTCTGGCACTACAACAAAGGCTGGAATAAGCTCGAGACTGAGAAGGTTGGTGAGGATAACACCTACGTCTTCTACGATGCCAAAACTTCAGGCTTCGGCTGCTTCTCAATTGTAGTACCTGAGAAGATAATAGAGCCTTCTATCGAGGAAGACACCAGCTCTCCCACTCCTGAAAACGACACAAAACCACCGGCTAATGAAACACGAAAACCCCTTGGATGGAGATCTATTCCTGGCTTTGAGTCTGTAATAGCCATCGGCGTTCTCGGAGCTGTGTATCTGGTTCTGAGAAGGAAATAA
- a CDS encoding META domain-containing protein, translated as MKIKVKIRNKSRSLVSLSFIAIIIVVLFSSGCAEQGVSSPESDEQPVNSDGISVENLTNIEWQWIGFQQSDSPENRTVVPDPENYTLAFFSDNTYYVKADCNSGGGNYILEGDSLSLDPPVMTLIACGPESLDNEYLSLLSNVSSAAFENEQLILHSGSTGQKMFFISGGRTEQSI; from the coding sequence ATGAAAATAAAAGTAAAAATAAGAAATAAGAGCAGAAGCCTGGTTTCTTTATCCTTTATTGCCATAATCATCGTAGTTTTATTTTCATCAGGCTGTGCCGAGCAGGGAGTAAGTTCTCCCGAATCTGACGAGCAGCCAGTAAATTCTGATGGAATCTCTGTTGAAAATTTGACAAATATTGAATGGCAGTGGATAGGTTTCCAGCAGTCCGACAGCCCTGAAAATAGAACTGTAGTGCCGGACCCTGAGAATTATACGCTTGCTTTCTTCTCTGACAACACATACTATGTCAAAGCTGATTGTAACAGCGGCGGCGGGAACTATATTCTGGAGGGGGACAGTCTTTCCCTTGATCCGCCTGTGATGACGCTCATTGCATGCGGGCCAGAATCTCTGGACAATGAATACCTGTCGCTTTTAAGCAATGTAAGTTCGGCAGCTTTTGAGAATGAACAGCTTATACTGCATTCAGGAAGCACAGGTCAGAAGATGTTCTTTATCAGCGGAGGGCGGACTGAACAATCCATTTAA
- a CDS encoding DUF2795 domain-containing protein, with protein sequence MRTSMADIEHALKGIDFPKSKSEIISYAQSHGASEQVITDLQQLPDRSYTNAADVAQEFSGKRVGGER encoded by the coding sequence ATGAGAACAAGTATGGCTGACATTGAACACGCACTGAAGGGCATCGATTTTCCTAAGAGCAAGAGCGAGATTATTAGTTATGCTCAGAGCCACGGTGCAAGCGAACAAGTAATTACTGACTTGCAGCAGCTTCCAGACAGGTCATACACCAACGCCGCCGATGTAGCTCAGGAATTCAGCGGAAAACGTGTTGGTGGAGAAAGGTAA
- a CDS encoding sulfide-dependent adenosine diphosphate thiazole synthase gives MELDEVIITRAIFDEYSRTFLDYTDIDVALVGGGPANLVAAKYLAEAGAKVAIYEQKLSLGGGMWAGGMMFPRIVVQEEARRILDDFGIRYREYQPGYYVANSVESVGKLIAGATSAGAEVFNLVSFEDVIIRENDRVAGIVINWGPVTAQRLHVDPLMIRTKFVIDGTGHDAAVCNTILRKIPNAKIGEFGSLGEKPMWSEVGERLAVDATQEIYPGLIVAGMAANAATCAPRMGPIFGGMLLSGEKAAKLALEKLEKL, from the coding sequence ATGGAGCTTGACGAAGTTATAATCACACGGGCAATCTTTGATGAGTATTCCAGAACCTTCCTTGATTACACGGATATCGATGTGGCACTCGTAGGAGGAGGGCCTGCAAACCTGGTAGCTGCAAAGTATCTTGCAGAGGCTGGGGCAAAGGTTGCTATTTACGAACAGAAATTGTCACTGGGAGGTGGCATGTGGGCTGGCGGCATGATGTTCCCGCGCATAGTTGTGCAGGAGGAAGCCCGCCGCATTCTTGATGACTTCGGGATCAGGTACAGGGAGTACCAGCCCGGATATTATGTGGCAAACTCTGTAGAGTCTGTCGGAAAGCTGATTGCAGGCGCAACTTCAGCCGGGGCTGAGGTCTTCAACCTTGTGAGTTTTGAGGATGTTATTATCCGGGAAAACGACAGGGTTGCCGGAATCGTGATAAACTGGGGACCTGTCACGGCACAGCGCCTGCATGTGGATCCTCTCATGATCCGGACAAAATTCGTAATTGATGGCACAGGGCATGATGCGGCTGTGTGCAATACAATTCTCAGGAAGATTCCCAATGCAAAGATTGGAGAATTTGGGTCTCTTGGAGAAAAGCCCATGTGGTCAGAGGTTGGCGAGCGTCTGGCTGTCGATGCAACCCAGGAGATTTATCCGGGTCTGATCGTTGCGGGCATGGCTGCAAATGCCGCAACATGTGCCCCAAGGATGGGACCGATCTTCGGAGGCATGCTCCTCTCGGGAGAAAAGGCTGCAAAACTTGCCCTTGAGAAACTTGAAAAACTCTGA